The following coding sequences lie in one Myxococcus xanthus genomic window:
- the tatC gene encoding twin-arginine translocase subunit TatC has product MSLADHLTELRSRLMRCTIAVLVLGTISLVFAKPIFGLLMQPVLDALPPENRSLIYTSGIEELNVLMKVGVYCGIFLTTPVILMQIWGFVSPGLYPEERRFAAPFVAFGSIAFLLGAAFCYFAVLPSMFTFLLNEEETLALEQRLDTARLRADDALRFLRLGEAEEAGRIAKETSTQLRAEGEGQAPAPEVAPAASVEMTGRLDGLGRLLDAASVGYGAQSRGVLRQAVEKRVEAVTAYEKKDFAAAAAAMDGSASLLAGIAPTRTEELAGLWRLEKELATAHAAHEAARWTRPMLSMHEQLSLVLLLILAFGIIFELPLVMALLGVVGVVKSSWLFRYQRHAFVVCLIAAAIITPTGDVVNLSLMAGPMLLCYELGVLLVWMVERRRARNSAETGITPAS; this is encoded by the coding sequence ATGAGTCTGGCGGACCACCTGACGGAGCTCCGCTCGCGCCTCATGCGGTGCACCATCGCGGTGCTCGTCCTGGGGACGATTTCGCTCGTCTTCGCCAAGCCGATTTTCGGCCTGCTGATGCAGCCGGTGCTGGATGCGCTGCCGCCCGAGAATCGCTCGCTCATCTACACGTCCGGCATCGAAGAGCTGAACGTCCTGATGAAGGTGGGCGTGTACTGCGGCATCTTCCTCACCACGCCCGTCATCCTGATGCAGATCTGGGGCTTCGTCTCGCCCGGCCTGTATCCGGAGGAGCGCCGCTTCGCCGCGCCCTTCGTGGCGTTCGGCTCCATCGCCTTCCTCCTCGGCGCCGCCTTCTGCTACTTCGCGGTGCTGCCCTCCATGTTCACCTTCCTCCTCAACGAGGAGGAGACGCTCGCGCTGGAGCAGCGCCTGGACACGGCCCGGCTGCGCGCGGACGACGCCTTGCGCTTCCTGCGCCTGGGTGAAGCGGAGGAAGCGGGGCGCATCGCGAAGGAGACGAGCACCCAACTGCGCGCGGAGGGCGAGGGGCAGGCGCCCGCGCCGGAGGTCGCGCCCGCCGCCAGCGTGGAGATGACGGGGCGGCTGGATGGCCTGGGGCGGCTCTTGGACGCGGCGTCGGTGGGCTATGGCGCGCAGTCCCGCGGCGTGCTTCGGCAGGCGGTGGAGAAGCGCGTGGAGGCCGTGACGGCCTACGAGAAGAAGGACTTCGCGGCGGCGGCGGCGGCCATGGACGGCTCGGCGAGCCTGCTGGCGGGCATCGCCCCCACGCGCACCGAGGAACTGGCGGGGCTGTGGCGGCTGGAGAAGGAGCTGGCCACGGCGCACGCGGCACATGAGGCGGCGCGCTGGACGCGGCCCATGTTGTCCATGCACGAGCAGCTCTCGCTGGTGCTGCTGCTCATCCTCGCCTTCGGCATCATCTTCGAGCTGCCGCTCGTCATGGCCCTGCTGGGCGTGGTGGGCGTGGTGAAGTCGTCCTGGCTCTTCAGGTATCAGCGCCACGCCTTCGTGGTGTGCCTCATCGCGGCGGCCATCATCACCCCCACGGGAGACGTGGTGAACCTGTCGCTGATGGCCGGCCCCATGCTGCTCTGCTACGAGCTGGGCGTGCTGCTGGTGTGGATGGTGGAGCGGCGTCGCGCGCGGAACTCGGCGGAAACGGGCATCACCCCGGCGTCGTAG
- a CDS encoding nuclear transport factor 2 family protein, with protein MLPEEDFLAAEEALRQAMLSSDVTALDALLSDDLIFVSHTGRVLDKEADLESHRSGALRLTRVDFTDTHFRYLSAGAVVVVHAALSGEFQGAHFEGNFRYTRVWQVVDDAPQVVAAQCTAMG; from the coding sequence ATGCTTCCAGAGGAAGACTTCCTGGCCGCGGAGGAGGCGCTCAGACAGGCCATGCTCTCGAGCGATGTCACCGCGCTCGACGCCCTCCTCTCCGACGACCTCATCTTCGTCAGCCACACCGGCCGCGTCCTCGACAAGGAAGCCGACCTGGAATCGCATCGCTCGGGAGCCCTGCGCCTCACACGGGTGGACTTCACCGACACACACTTCCGCTACCTTTCCGCGGGCGCCGTGGTCGTCGTTCATGCCGCGCTATCCGGTGAGTTCCAGGGAGCCCACTTCGAAGGAAACTTCCGCTACACGCGCGTGTGGCAGGTCGTGGACGACGCGCCGCAGGTCGTCGCGGCCCAGTGCACGGCGATGGGTTGA
- a CDS encoding methylated-DNA--[protein]-cysteine S-methyltransferase has product MASSDYARIEQAILYLDAHAREQPSLDDVAAHVGLSTFHFQRLFSRWAGISPKRFVQVHTLSSARRLLDERRSVLETSLEVGLSGSGRLHELFVTLTSMTPGEYKLGGEGLTVRHGVHLSPFGACLLAVCERGICGLHFLTGESEEEALASLRKQWPRATFVASAEDTAPWMERIFQAEHGGSESSPLAVLVRGTPFQVQVWQALLRVPSGEVTTYEDLARAIGKPKAMRAVGSAVGENPVGLLIPCHRVLRKTGVFGEYRWGASRKRAMLAWEDLRYDGAPLSGM; this is encoded by the coding sequence ATGGCATCCAGCGACTACGCCCGCATCGAACAAGCCATCCTCTATCTCGACGCACATGCCCGCGAGCAGCCGTCCCTGGACGACGTGGCCGCGCACGTGGGGCTGAGCACCTTCCACTTCCAGCGGCTCTTCTCGCGCTGGGCGGGCATCAGCCCCAAGCGCTTCGTCCAGGTGCACACACTGAGTTCGGCCCGGCGCCTGCTCGACGAGCGTCGCAGCGTGCTGGAGACGTCGCTGGAGGTGGGCTTGTCGGGCAGCGGCCGGCTGCACGAACTCTTCGTGACGCTGACGTCGATGACGCCAGGGGAATACAAGCTGGGCGGCGAAGGGCTCACCGTGCGCCATGGCGTCCACCTGTCTCCGTTCGGCGCGTGTCTGCTCGCGGTCTGCGAGCGTGGCATCTGTGGCCTGCACTTCCTCACGGGCGAATCCGAGGAGGAGGCGCTCGCCTCGCTGCGCAAGCAGTGGCCGCGCGCCACATTCGTGGCGTCCGCCGAGGACACGGCCCCATGGATGGAGCGCATCTTCCAGGCGGAGCACGGCGGCTCGGAGTCGAGCCCCTTGGCGGTGCTGGTACGGGGAACGCCCTTCCAGGTGCAGGTGTGGCAGGCGCTGCTGCGTGTGCCGTCGGGCGAGGTGACGACGTACGAGGACCTCGCGCGCGCCATTGGCAAGCCCAAGGCGATGCGCGCGGTGGGTTCGGCGGTAGGCGAGAATCCCGTGGGGCTCTTGATTCCCTGCCACCGCGTGCTGCGCAAGACGGGCGTCTTCGGGGAGTACCGCTGGGGCGCCTCACGCAAGCGGGCGATGCTGGCGTGGGAGGACTTGCGGTACGACGGTGCGCCGCTCAGCGGTATGTGA
- a CDS encoding SDR family oxidoreductase: MATQRIFITGGASGLGKAIAVRFARAGWKVCIGDVNDARGEEALKELSALAPQAHYLRCDVRREEDLREALDWLTDQWGGVDVVINNAGVAQAGAIEDVSIDDWQWIIDINLLGVVRGCKVFTPAFKQQGHGHIVNVASMAGLLDVPLMSSYNATKAAVVSLSETLHNELAEHGIGVSVVCPSFFKTNLGDSLRTTDPRLGATMARLLERSAITADDIANDVFDAVAERGFYILPHADGRRAWRMKRLLPRELYAWVMRRNTRGMRPGAHPKAG; this comes from the coding sequence ATGGCAACTCAACGCATCTTCATTACCGGTGGTGCCAGCGGACTTGGCAAGGCCATCGCCGTGCGCTTCGCTCGCGCTGGCTGGAAGGTCTGCATCGGCGACGTCAACGACGCACGAGGCGAAGAGGCCTTGAAGGAACTCTCCGCCCTGGCGCCCCAGGCCCATTACCTGCGCTGTGACGTGCGGCGCGAGGAAGACCTGCGCGAGGCCCTGGACTGGCTCACGGACCAGTGGGGCGGCGTGGACGTGGTCATCAACAACGCCGGTGTCGCGCAGGCCGGCGCCATCGAGGACGTGTCGATTGACGACTGGCAGTGGATCATCGACATCAACCTGCTGGGCGTCGTGCGCGGGTGCAAGGTGTTCACGCCTGCCTTCAAGCAGCAGGGCCACGGCCACATCGTCAACGTCGCGTCCATGGCGGGCCTGCTCGATGTGCCGCTGATGAGCAGCTACAACGCGACCAAGGCCGCCGTGGTGTCGCTGTCCGAGACGCTGCACAACGAACTGGCGGAGCACGGCATCGGCGTCAGCGTCGTGTGTCCGTCCTTCTTCAAGACGAACCTGGGTGATTCGCTGCGCACCACGGACCCTCGGCTGGGGGCCACCATGGCGCGGCTGCTGGAGCGCTCCGCCATCACCGCGGATGACATCGCCAACGACGTCTTCGACGCGGTGGCCGAGCGCGGTTTCTACATCCTGCCCCACGCGGACGGCCGCAGGGCTTGGCGGATGAAGCGCCTGCTGCCACGCGAACTCTACGCGTGGGTCATGCGCCGGAACACGCGGGGCATGCGCCCTGGCGCTCATCCAAAGGCCGGCTGA
- a CDS encoding MFS transporter — MPNQRQVSERAVVALIGAVQFVNILDFVMVMPLGPDFAQGLGIASSHIGIIGGAYTAAASVAGLAGGYFLDRFDRRKALAVSMLGLVVATAAGGFATGMSTLLLARVVAGIFGGPATSLSLSIIADLVPVERRGRALGAVMGAFSVASVAGVPMALKLAEFGGWRVPFFAVAAMGLLVVMGAIFYLPPVRGHLDAGPRQQAGVLELLGHRDIQLSYVMTALVMMAGFVLIPNLSAYLQQNVGYPRELLWLPYFIGGIASFATLRVAGPMVDRYGSFAVGTVGSMLVLLSTYVGFVHLPRWMPVPVIFTLFMVAMGTRNVAYNTLTSRVPDNPVRARFMSLQSAVQHMAAAVGAFLSARLLTDLPDGTLGGIPRMAGVSMVLTLLLPALLWVVERRVHSREQARALAVAPSQGMAVPLSPGADSHA, encoded by the coding sequence ATGCCGAATCAACGACAGGTCTCCGAGCGCGCTGTGGTGGCGCTCATCGGCGCGGTCCAGTTCGTCAACATCCTGGACTTCGTGATGGTGATGCCGCTGGGCCCGGACTTCGCGCAGGGGCTGGGCATCGCGTCGTCGCACATCGGCATCATTGGCGGCGCGTACACGGCTGCCGCCAGCGTGGCGGGGCTGGCCGGTGGCTACTTCCTGGACCGCTTCGACCGCCGCAAGGCGCTGGCGGTGTCCATGCTGGGCCTGGTGGTGGCCACCGCGGCGGGTGGCTTCGCCACGGGGATGTCCACGCTGCTGCTGGCGCGCGTGGTGGCGGGCATCTTCGGCGGGCCGGCCACGTCGCTGTCGCTGTCCATCATCGCGGACCTGGTCCCAGTGGAGCGGCGCGGACGCGCGCTGGGCGCGGTGATGGGCGCCTTCTCCGTGGCCTCGGTGGCGGGCGTGCCCATGGCGCTGAAGCTGGCCGAGTTCGGAGGCTGGCGCGTGCCCTTCTTCGCGGTGGCCGCCATGGGCCTGCTGGTGGTGATGGGCGCCATCTTCTACCTGCCACCCGTGCGCGGCCATCTGGACGCGGGGCCCCGCCAACAGGCCGGCGTGCTCGAGCTGCTGGGCCACCGGGACATCCAATTGTCGTACGTGATGACGGCGTTGGTGATGATGGCGGGCTTCGTCCTCATCCCCAACCTGTCCGCCTATCTGCAGCAGAACGTGGGCTACCCGCGGGAGCTGCTCTGGCTGCCGTACTTCATTGGCGGCATCGCCAGCTTCGCGACGCTCCGGGTGGCGGGGCCCATGGTGGACCGGTACGGCTCCTTCGCGGTGGGCACGGTGGGCTCCATGCTGGTGCTGCTGTCCACGTATGTGGGCTTCGTCCACCTGCCGCGCTGGATGCCCGTGCCCGTCATCTTCACGCTCTTCATGGTGGCCATGGGGACGCGCAACGTCGCGTACAACACGCTGACGTCACGGGTGCCGGACAACCCGGTGCGTGCGCGCTTCATGTCCCTTCAGTCCGCCGTCCAGCACATGGCCGCCGCCGTGGGGGCCTTCCTCAGCGCCCGGCTGCTGACGGACCTGCCAGACGGGACCCTGGGCGGCATCCCCCGGATGGCCGGAGTGTCCATGGTCCTGACGCTGTTGCTGCCCGCCTTGCTGTGGGTGGTGGAGCGGCGGGTGCACAGCAGGGAGCAGGCACGGGCGCTGGCGGTGGCTCCCTCGCAAGGAATGGCGGTTCCGCTCTCGCCCGGGGCGGATTCTCACGCGTAG
- a CDS encoding phosphotransferase family protein, with protein MPPTATIDPAGTVRPGEELNLPAVDAWLKAQVPTLEGSPEVTQYAGGASNWTYRLKYANRDLILRRPPAGTKAKSAHDMAREFTVQRALKPAYPVVPTMVGLCQDPAVLGSDFYVMERIEGLIPRKHLPRGLALDAKQTRELCLNVISKLVELHAVDPAAVGLTSLGKGPGYPTRQVEGWSARYEKAQTWNVASFRYVRDWLKANTPADIATCVIHNDWRFDNVVLAPEEPTRIIGVLDWEMATLGDPLMDLGSALAYWVHADDDFLLRSTRRQPTHLPGMLRREEVVEYYLDQTKLKPANWTFYEVFGLFRLAVIAQQIYYRYHHKQTRNPAFRNFWVLVNYLGWRCHRLIRKGAR; from the coding sequence ATGCCACCGACCGCGACCATCGACCCCGCTGGCACAGTGCGCCCGGGCGAAGAGCTGAACCTCCCCGCCGTGGATGCCTGGCTCAAGGCCCAGGTGCCCACGCTGGAGGGCTCGCCGGAAGTCACGCAGTACGCGGGCGGCGCCTCCAACTGGACGTACCGGCTGAAGTACGCCAACCGGGACCTCATCCTGCGCCGGCCTCCCGCGGGGACAAAGGCGAAGTCCGCGCACGACATGGCCCGTGAGTTCACGGTGCAGCGGGCGCTGAAGCCGGCCTATCCCGTCGTCCCCACCATGGTGGGCCTGTGCCAGGACCCGGCCGTGCTGGGCTCCGACTTCTACGTCATGGAGCGCATCGAGGGGCTCATCCCGCGCAAGCACCTGCCCCGAGGGCTGGCGCTGGACGCGAAGCAGACGCGCGAGCTGTGCCTCAACGTCATCTCCAAGCTCGTGGAGCTGCACGCCGTGGACCCGGCGGCGGTGGGCCTGACGTCACTGGGCAAGGGGCCGGGTTATCCCACGCGGCAGGTGGAGGGCTGGTCGGCGCGCTACGAGAAGGCACAGACGTGGAACGTCGCCAGCTTCCGCTACGTGCGTGACTGGCTCAAGGCGAACACACCCGCGGACATCGCCACCTGCGTCATCCACAACGACTGGCGCTTCGACAACGTGGTGCTCGCCCCGGAGGAGCCCACGCGCATCATCGGCGTGCTCGACTGGGAGATGGCCACCCTGGGTGACCCGCTGATGGACCTGGGCAGCGCGCTGGCCTACTGGGTCCATGCCGATGACGACTTCCTCCTACGCTCCACGCGGCGCCAGCCCACGCACCTGCCCGGCATGCTCCGGCGCGAAGAGGTGGTGGAGTACTACCTGGACCAGACGAAGCTGAAGCCCGCCAACTGGACCTTCTACGAGGTGTTCGGCCTCTTCCGGCTCGCCGTCATCGCCCAGCAGATCTACTACCGGTACCACCACAAGCAGACGCGCAACCCCGCGTTCAGGAACTTCTGGGTGCTGGTCAATTACCTGGGCTGGCGCTGCCACCGGCTCATCCGCAAGGGGGCGCGCTGA
- a CDS encoding Sec-independent protein translocase subunit TatA/TatB, with the protein MFNIGAGEMVFILVAALLILGPQRLPELARGIGKFLREFRRQTDEVRNVVEREFYAMDQEIGEPPTAPVRPGTRFAPQPPQAVGGPEATLPPATDGAPPPADAASPQPSSPTQVLEMDAQGPRDVSAADVHAGETPAQDAVAAEPGAEPTAEASPEPTASSATSPTLSPIPGTVARNAPKRS; encoded by the coding sequence ATGTTCAACATCGGCGCAGGCGAAATGGTGTTCATCCTGGTGGCCGCGCTGCTCATTCTCGGGCCGCAGCGGTTGCCCGAGCTCGCGCGCGGCATCGGCAAGTTCCTGCGCGAATTCCGCCGCCAGACGGATGAGGTCCGCAACGTCGTGGAGCGTGAGTTCTACGCCATGGACCAGGAAATCGGAGAGCCTCCCACCGCGCCCGTGAGGCCCGGGACGCGCTTCGCGCCCCAGCCGCCGCAGGCCGTGGGTGGGCCCGAGGCCACCCTGCCTCCCGCCACGGACGGCGCGCCGCCTCCGGCCGATGCGGCATCCCCTCAGCCCTCGTCGCCCACGCAGGTGCTGGAAATGGACGCGCAGGGGCCTCGTGACGTGTCCGCCGCGGACGTGCATGCCGGGGAGACGCCCGCGCAGGACGCCGTGGCCGCGGAGCCGGGCGCGGAGCCCACCGCCGAGGCGTCTCCCGAGCCGACTGCTTCCTCCGCCACCTCGCCCACGCTGTCTCCCATCCCGGGGACGGTGGCGCGCAACGCCCCGAAACGGAGCTGA
- a CDS encoding acyl-CoA dehydrogenase family protein — MDFEPSERAKDYLERVKRFMSEHILPAENRYHEELRATAQGGDWKTWRVPPVMEELKAKAKAQGLWNLFLPDEKLGAGLSTLEYAPIAEETGRSFIAPEVFNCSAPDTGNMEVLWKYGSETQQDRWLKPLLAGDIRSVFCMTEPDVASSDATNMAATAIVDGDEVVLNGTKWWSSGLGHPNAQVVIFMARTPDTGGDRHHQHSMVLVPLDAPGVSIRRMLPVYGDYDAPHGHGEVHFQDVRVPRDNIIAGAGMGFEIAQGRLGPGRIHHCMRCIGAAERSLELMIDRGMKRTAFGKPLLNLGGNREKVAEARIAIDQARLLTLYAAWKMDQVGALGAMTEISAIKVVAPSVLQKVVDDAIQLHGGAGVSQDTPLAGFFAQARSLRLADGPDEVHKGLIARIELSKRGFSRS, encoded by the coding sequence ATGGACTTCGAGCCCAGTGAGCGAGCCAAGGACTACCTGGAGCGCGTGAAGCGCTTCATGAGCGAGCACATCCTCCCTGCGGAAAACCGCTACCACGAGGAGCTGCGAGCCACGGCCCAGGGCGGCGACTGGAAGACGTGGCGTGTGCCCCCCGTCATGGAGGAGCTCAAGGCCAAGGCGAAGGCCCAGGGCCTGTGGAACCTGTTCCTCCCCGACGAGAAGCTCGGCGCAGGGCTCAGCACGCTCGAATACGCCCCCATCGCCGAGGAGACGGGCCGCAGCTTCATCGCCCCCGAGGTCTTCAACTGCAGCGCCCCGGACACCGGCAACATGGAGGTGCTCTGGAAGTACGGCTCCGAGACGCAGCAGGATCGCTGGCTGAAGCCGCTGCTGGCCGGGGACATCCGCTCGGTGTTCTGCATGACGGAGCCGGACGTGGCCTCGTCGGATGCCACCAATATGGCGGCCACCGCCATCGTCGACGGCGACGAGGTGGTCCTCAATGGCACCAAGTGGTGGTCCAGCGGCCTGGGGCACCCCAACGCGCAGGTGGTCATCTTCATGGCCCGCACGCCCGACACCGGTGGGGACCGCCACCACCAGCACTCCATGGTGCTGGTGCCGCTGGACGCGCCGGGCGTGAGCATCCGCCGCATGCTTCCCGTGTACGGCGACTATGACGCGCCCCACGGCCACGGCGAAGTCCACTTCCAAGACGTGCGGGTGCCACGCGACAACATCATCGCCGGAGCGGGGATGGGCTTCGAGATTGCCCAGGGCCGGCTCGGGCCGGGGCGCATCCACCACTGCATGCGCTGCATCGGCGCGGCGGAGCGCTCCTTGGAGCTGATGATTGACCGGGGCATGAAGCGCACGGCCTTCGGAAAACCGCTCCTCAACCTGGGTGGCAACCGCGAGAAGGTGGCGGAGGCGCGCATCGCCATCGACCAGGCGCGGCTCTTGACGCTCTACGCGGCCTGGAAGATGGACCAGGTGGGAGCACTTGGAGCCATGACCGAGATTTCCGCCATCAAGGTCGTCGCGCCAAGTGTCCTCCAGAAGGTGGTGGATGACGCCATCCAGCTTCACGGCGGCGCGGGCGTATCCCAAGATACGCCGCTGGCGGGCTTCTTCGCCCAGGCGCGCAGCCTGCGCCTCGCGGATGGCCCGGACGAAGTGCACAAGGGTCTCATCGCCCGCATCGAGCTGTCGAAGCGGGGCTTCTCCCGGAGCTGA
- a CDS encoding histidine phosphatase family protein, translated as MGVVYLVRHGQASFGAANYDQLSETGLVQARVLGEALRERLPRVDAVVTGTMARHQQTAEACLAALGCGTVAVQTAGFNEFDHEEIVARHTPRYADPDVLRAELSQTESPWRAYQALFTDAVARWVAGQHDAEYTEPWSAFGKRCLRAMDALIQEMGASKNALVFTSGGTITAICQELLRIPDEHAFRLNLTLANCGLTKVIYSERGRYLSTLNEHSHFEGAQRALLTYR; from the coding sequence ATGGGCGTGGTGTACCTCGTCCGGCACGGCCAGGCCTCGTTCGGCGCGGCGAACTACGACCAGCTCTCGGAGACGGGCCTCGTGCAGGCCCGGGTGCTTGGTGAGGCCCTTCGCGAGCGGCTGCCCCGCGTGGACGCCGTCGTCACCGGCACCATGGCGCGGCACCAGCAGACGGCGGAGGCGTGTCTCGCCGCGCTCGGCTGCGGCACCGTGGCCGTGCAGACTGCGGGCTTCAACGAGTTCGACCACGAGGAAATCGTCGCCCGGCACACGCCGCGCTACGCGGACCCGGACGTGCTGCGAGCGGAGCTGTCTCAAACGGAGTCGCCCTGGCGCGCCTACCAGGCGCTCTTCACCGACGCCGTGGCCCGCTGGGTGGCCGGCCAGCACGACGCCGAGTACACCGAGCCCTGGTCCGCCTTCGGCAAGCGGTGCCTCCGCGCGATGGATGCCCTCATCCAGGAGATGGGCGCGTCGAAGAACGCGCTCGTCTTCACCTCCGGGGGCACCATCACCGCCATCTGCCAGGAGCTGCTCCGCATCCCCGACGAGCACGCCTTCCGACTCAACCTGACGCTGGCGAACTGCGGCCTCACCAAGGTCATCTACAGCGAGCGCGGCCGTTACCTGTCCACGCTCAACGAGCACAGCCACTTCGAGGGCGCCCAGCGCGCGCTGCTCACATACCGCTGA
- a CDS encoding potassium channel family protein, which translates to MKQSRRHFRANLRYLRALVRRFRTTLMLSAVLFLGAPLLFHWRFRGPGGDRIDFGEALHHTYFLLYGQPSLPYVDDWLVEMLNLVIPPSGIALVADGVVRFAYLFFARHKNDKEWIEVVSETMKGHVVVCGAGRVGYRVVTQLREMGKDVVVVEKREDAAFVSALRDELVPLLIDDTRSPLCLPRTNVKDASAIVCATDDDLANLNIALDARKLNPDIRVVIRLFDDDLSGKVRETFKAEALSSSSLAAPAMALAAMDPRIVHSFHLAKHLMVVSLFEARLGLPGLTISEVRDRFGCLALSLQRSGEERLHPQGDEVIRPGDVLSLQASYPEYRRLRAFTHEAEPPLWSHHEPVAVVTPSSRKVS; encoded by the coding sequence ATGAAGCAGTCCCGCAGGCACTTCCGGGCCAATCTGCGCTACCTGCGGGCGCTGGTGCGGCGCTTTCGCACCACGCTGATGCTGTCCGCCGTGCTGTTCCTGGGAGCGCCGCTGCTCTTCCACTGGCGCTTCCGGGGACCGGGCGGCGATCGCATCGACTTCGGCGAGGCGCTGCACCACACCTACTTCCTGCTCTATGGCCAGCCGTCGCTGCCCTATGTGGACGACTGGCTGGTGGAGATGCTCAACCTGGTGATTCCGCCATCAGGCATTGCGCTGGTCGCGGATGGTGTGGTGCGCTTCGCGTACCTCTTCTTCGCCCGGCACAAGAACGACAAGGAGTGGATCGAAGTGGTCTCCGAGACGATGAAGGGCCACGTCGTGGTGTGTGGAGCGGGGCGGGTGGGCTACCGCGTGGTGACGCAGCTGCGGGAGATGGGCAAGGACGTGGTGGTGGTGGAGAAGCGCGAGGACGCGGCCTTCGTGTCCGCGCTGCGCGACGAGCTGGTGCCGCTGCTCATCGACGACACGCGCAGCCCGCTGTGCCTGCCTCGCACCAACGTGAAGGACGCGTCCGCTATCGTCTGCGCGACGGACGACGACCTGGCGAACCTCAACATCGCCCTGGACGCGCGCAAGCTCAACCCGGACATTCGCGTGGTCATCCGCCTCTTCGATGACGACTTGAGCGGCAAGGTGCGCGAGACGTTCAAGGCGGAAGCGCTCTCCAGCTCGTCGCTGGCGGCCCCGGCCATGGCGCTGGCGGCCATGGACCCGCGCATCGTCCACTCGTTCCACCTGGCGAAGCACCTGATGGTCGTCTCCCTGTTCGAGGCGCGCCTGGGCCTGCCGGGTCTCACCATCTCCGAGGTGCGGGACCGGTTCGGCTGCCTGGCGCTGTCGCTGCAACGCAGTGGCGAGGAGCGGCTCCACCCGCAGGGGGACGAGGTCATCCGGCCTGGAGACGTGCTGTCGCTCCAGGCGTCCTATCCGGAGTACCGGCGGCTGCGCGCCTTCACTCACGAGGCCGAGCCGCCCCTGTGGTCCCACCACGAGCCGGTGGCCGTGGTCACGCCTTCGTCCCGCAAGGTGAGCTGA
- a CDS encoding alpha/beta fold hydrolase, with the protein MPITHLPAPRLFDASLPDLTLEAGARITNHLVRGWWWGPSEDVPWLESRARVLSEDEAQASALRVVRRTVAEQQALAAEARHRGPARAPTSVPTVLLVHALTGDMRAGGKGGWWEPLIGPRRALDPSRVRLLCFNNLGSCYGTTGPADEGFPLRTDDARFGPPLPLPKGDLRQDEQRLPATVTPWDQARSILLAMDALGLDEVELVTGGSLGGMVVLCLAALAPERFARLFPIATTESATAWVVGLNHVARQALLMDPGFPESPRRGLELARQLAMLTYRAEPGLDAHQGRPDEWSSRALHPMHSYLEYQGQKLESRFDARAYLAQLGAMDHHDLSRFPGGGLARIRASALCVGIDTDQLFFPSHMATLARRLREHGLHAEHATLSSQHGHDGFLLEWDAMAVLLARALALPTARSPVHAFPRWPEARPALSSPCGTKA; encoded by the coding sequence GTGCCCATCACCCACCTCCCCGCTCCACGCCTCTTCGACGCCTCCCTGCCCGACCTGACGCTGGAGGCGGGCGCCCGCATCACGAACCACCTCGTCCGCGGCTGGTGGTGGGGCCCCTCGGAGGACGTCCCCTGGCTCGAGTCGCGCGCACGCGTTCTCTCCGAGGACGAAGCCCAGGCGAGCGCGCTGCGCGTCGTCCGCCGCACCGTGGCCGAACAGCAGGCGCTCGCGGCGGAAGCCCGTCACCGAGGCCCGGCCCGGGCCCCCACGTCCGTCCCCACGGTGCTGCTGGTCCACGCGCTCACCGGCGACATGCGCGCGGGCGGCAAGGGCGGCTGGTGGGAGCCGCTCATCGGCCCGCGGCGCGCGCTGGACCCGTCCCGCGTGCGGCTCCTGTGCTTCAACAACCTGGGCTCCTGCTACGGCACCACCGGCCCCGCCGACGAGGGCTTCCCGCTGCGGACGGACGACGCGCGCTTCGGTCCGCCGTTGCCACTGCCCAAGGGCGACCTGCGCCAGGACGAACAGCGCCTGCCCGCCACCGTCACGCCGTGGGACCAGGCCCGGAGCATCCTGCTGGCCATGGACGCGCTGGGACTGGACGAAGTGGAGCTCGTCACTGGCGGCTCGCTGGGCGGCATGGTGGTGCTCTGCCTCGCGGCGCTGGCGCCAGAGCGCTTCGCGCGGCTCTTCCCCATCGCCACCACGGAGTCCGCCACCGCGTGGGTGGTGGGCCTCAACCACGTGGCGAGGCAGGCCCTGCTGATGGACCCGGGCTTCCCCGAGTCCCCCCGCCGGGGCCTGGAACTGGCCCGGCAGCTCGCGATGCTCACCTACCGCGCGGAGCCCGGCCTGGACGCGCACCAGGGCCGCCCCGACGAGTGGTCCTCACGCGCGCTGCACCCCATGCACAGCTACCTGGAGTACCAGGGCCAGAAGCTGGAGAGCCGCTTCGACGCGCGCGCTTACCTGGCGCAGCTGGGCGCCATGGACCACCACGACTTGTCACGCTTCCCGGGAGGCGGCCTGGCCCGCATCCGCGCGAGCGCGCTGTGCGTGGGCATCGACACCGACCAGCTCTTCTTCCCCAGCCACATGGCGACGCTGGCGCGGCGGCTGCGCGAGCACGGCCTCCACGCCGAGCACGCCACGCTGTCCAGTCAGCACGGGCACGACGGCTTCCTGCTGGAGTGGGACGCCATGGCCGTCCTGCTCGCGCGGGCGCTCGCCCTGCCTACCGCCAGGAGTCCGGTGCACGCCTTCCCGCGCTGGCCGGAAGCGCGCCCCGCCCTCAGCTCACCTTGCGGGACGAAGGCGTGA